A stretch of DNA from Brachyhypopomus gauderio isolate BG-103 unplaced genomic scaffold, BGAUD_0.2 sc86, whole genome shotgun sequence:
gcactttatatagtgtaactgtttacttttgctttttttctccaaagatttgggattttaaaggattttatcctgcactggtctgtggatgtgcaataaatatcaaaagttaaacaattttctgatctactcatttcaactgactgtgaaaactgcttaaaaaaaaaaacttaattaattggcatataacctttttttaactgtaatacaaatagttactttccctggtaatgagttacttttatcatagagtaattcagttactaactcagttacttttttgaacaagtagtgagtaactataactaattacttttttaaagtaacgttcccaacactgagcattaggtacctcttcctccacacgtcaaaaaataacttgtggcgtcccccaaggatcaattcttgggccgttactattcaacctatatatgcttccgttaccacatatcattaataaacatggtattagttatcatcaatatgcagatgacactcaactttacatttctctagaacctaaggccctaaaatcaatttgctcactgtttgactgcatagatgatatacagacatggatgtctgacaattttctgcaattaaataaacagaagacagaggttcttgttcttggcagtgatacACAAAGGAAGGATGTCCAGacctatttaaatcaaatgaatctgaaagccagacaatgtgttaagaacctgggcgtcacctttgataatgagctcagcttcaaatcacacatcatgactacatgcaagacagcttattttcaccttagaaacattgctaaggtccaagatatgctcactcctgctgacagtgaaaaacttgtccatgcatttatcacatcaaggctagattattgtaacgctgttctatctgctcttccaaagagctctatttcgcacctacagcgagttcagaacgcggctgcaagggttctgacccgcaggagaaagagagatcatattacaactgcactccactcactgcactggttacctgtcagctttaaaatagattttaaggttctagtcatggtttttaaatgtcttcatggtcttgcccctctttacctcagtaaaatgatggttagatatgttccagtcaggtctctgaggtcttcaaacagtaatctactggtgattcctagatgccgattaaagattggcgagggtgcttttagccactatggcccaaagctctggaattctcttcctgaagagctcagaggcatttcatccctgaatagtttcaagaacagtctcaaaactttcctgtttagatctgcttttagttaagaaactctagtctattattttataatttgtcactttatttaattatttctttttatctttaattttaatattttatttttatcttcttatatttacttatcttaattagttttacttactttacttttttattatattgtttacttttttacattttatgttattttactttaatttcttctaacattttctttttgtcttctcctttttatgtttcttttatttatactgtaaagcactttgagttgcatgtatgtatgaaaggtgctatacaaataaagattatatatatatatatatttatttatatatacacacagtctAAATCACATTTATCAGCAAATGGGTGGTAGTTGTCACTTTTTGTGACACAGTCTCAAATATAAGGATAGGACATGTAGGATAGGATATATTATATATGATTAATCATTATCACTAGAAGCCGCTCATTTCCCATGATGCCCCATAACCCTTAATGCAGATGGTCTGAGATTAAGAGGTTAGCTGTGTTAACCCTCCACAACAGGGGCGATCACCCTGGGGTTGACAAAGCTCAACATGAGCCTGCTAGATAAAAACGTCAGATAGCCACACTCCTACTTACCAATAACAATATTGAAAACATAAAGAGTCACATAAAGAGTGAGTGGTGTTCCAGTGCACTGCTGATAACACTGCTGTTAATGTGAATATGTTGGTGCTGAGCAAAAGAAAATCATCATCTGTGTTACTTCCTGTATCTACTACACCACAGTGCTGTCAGCATTAATATTTAATCATATATTTTCTATGCTGCTAACATATCAGCTTATTAGAGACAAACTTCTGTTGGGTCTCAATTTGGGGGTGCTTGAATGCCCCTAAAAAGGGGCTAGACATGCCTTTTCATGCCTGGACTTACACACATTCAAAAAATTCTAATATTTTGTATGTGTCATTTATTCCAGAAGTCTGGTACTATATACATCGGGTGCTTCAGTACAGTACACTGAGGGATAGATATTTATTATCATATTATTATTTCCCAGTCACAGATAAAACAAGATCTAAATTGGCCCTTACGAAGTAAGGAATGTTGAAAGTGTGTAATGAGCACCCATTACTGAGAATGTTCCTCAGCAGACATACCGGTACAATGAGAAAATGCTGAAATGTACATGTTTACAAAGTTTTATTTAATATAAGTGAAATTAAGCAGTTGTGTAATGAACAGTGTTAGGTTCAGTTAAGAgttaaagaagacagaggatCGTGTATCTAAAGCTTAATTAAGAAATGTGAGGCTGTGAGGTCTGTAGCTGAGCACTGATGGGTGTTCACGTGACCTCGGAGAGAGCTGATAAATAGATATGTTACTCAGTGACTGAAATGCTTTAGGTGGTACGTCTCTCCAGATGTTTTGAGAGTCTGCTGTTCTGGATGAGGACCTGTAATCGTTGTCATGAGATCATAATCAGGGGCATATGATTCAgttcatgagagagagagacagacagagtgagagtgagggagaaagagagagagagagagggagagagaggcacatTAACAAGATGGgcgagagactgtgtgtgtgcacgttgtTTAAATAAAGAGTGAGAGTTAGGCAGCTGAGAGGATGAGAAACTATGAACAATATGAAACAAGTGTGAATAATACGAAAGGAAAAGAGGAGCAGAGACATCACTTGTGAAGAAGAGTCAACACTAGTGAAGAAGAGTCAACACTAGTGAAGAAGAGTCAAAGAGGAGTGCTCAGCATAAAGCCAAAGAGACAGGCGTTTGGCATCGACAGAGGCCGTTAAAGAGGTAGTGAGGAAGGGGAAGACAAAGAGGGAAATGGGGGATAAATgtatgtgagggagtgagagagacagaggttgGGGATGAAAATCTTGCTGATATGCAGTCTGTCACACCCTCACGGTTCTGGCGCGGACCCAACCGCAGGTACCGGCCTTCTGGACCCGAAAGGCGACCCTCCGCCTCTGTCATGGAGCTCACCATCGACGCGCCCTTCTCCTGCCCCAGCTGTGAGTACGCGTCCAGGGGCCGGCTGTTTGAACAGCAGCCTTGTTTAAGCCTGCATTGTTTGTCCCTTGCTTTCAAAATGGCTGCTACCAGGCTGACTGCTTTGTGACTAACACACTGGAGATGCTGGTTTCTCATTACTGTCTTGTTTGACACACGTTTGGACAGTTGCTAACATCTTTTGGCAGACCATTTTAGGTTTATTTGCAATATCAGGAATGCCATTGCAACTAACAAACATGTCTAACATGAAATAAATGATCAATGTTCATTGGATTCTCTTATTTCTTTCATGTTTCTGTGCTTCTTCAAATTTTGCTTTCGAACCCTGCTTACCAATTCTTCTACATTGTTGTAGATTCTTCTTGACCCACCACAGAACTCAGACCATCCAGCATAGTCACATTAGAGAAACATCTCAGGACTAGAGGTTACATTTATACATTGAAGTCGGGAATGTCCAAAGCACCGTACAATCTAGTGCAGTTCCTGCTTTAACATGAGTTGGAACTTGCGACCCAAATGTGGCTAATTAGTTGATCAATTGAATCTGGTGTGTTCGAGAAAACGTTTGCAGTGCTCCCAAGCTACATTTGGATGTCCCTGCCCATGCTTCCCCACACAGGTGCATGCAGTACTCAATGGAGTCGCACAtctgaaggtttttttttcccattgtgtatgtgtgtgtgtgtatgtgtttatatatgtagGTGGTGAGTGTATCCTCAGGATGCAGTCCAGCAGAAGAAAGATGAAGGTCTTGGGGCTGATGATGATGGTCAACTTCTTCATTTACTTCCTGGTGGAGATATCCCGGAGCTACGGCCAGGGCAGGTCGGATTCGACCCACTCCAACCTTCCAGGCAAGCATTTCTGGAGGAAGTCCAAACTCAGCGAGGCTTTTTGGAATCGGAAGCAGCAACATCTCGACCAGATCGAGAACCCACTTACGCTGCTCAGCAGCGACAGCGGGGACAGCACCAACATGTCTCATCTGGACCTCCCCCAGACCTCACACGGGCAGAACTACAACTCAACTGGGACAGTGGGACTTTGTAAGCCAGACCTTGAGATGACCACACAGATTAAAGACTACAATTCCCTGCCTCAGCGCTTCAAGGACTTCCTGCTGTACATGCGGTGCAGGTCGTACCCCATGCTAACGGACGCGCCTGGAACGTGTTCGGACCCGCCCTTCCTGCTGTTCGCCGTGAAGTCACTGGCACATCACTTCGACCGGCGGCAGGCCATCCGGCAGTCGTGGGGTCGATCTGGCATCCTCGACAACCACCGTGTGGCCACCGTCTTCCTCCTCGGGAACACGTCACCGGCCGACCACTTTCCGAACGTGTCGGCGATGGTCCGCCACGAGGCGATGCTGCATGGCGATCTGCTCCAGTGGGACTACCGTGACACCTTCTTCAACCTCACCCTGAAAGAGGTGCTCTTCCTCGAGTGGCTTGGTGACCGCTGCCACTCTGCCCGCTACGTCTTCAAGGGTGATGACGACGTCTTCGTTAACACCCACCATATCCTGCGCTACCTTGATAGCCTGTCGGGGACAAAGGCACGAGACCTCTTCGTTGGGGATGTAATCACCAATGCTGGGCCTCACAGAGACAAGAGGGTTAAGTACTACATTCCTGAGAGCGTGTTTGTGGGCCAATACCCACCCTACGCTGGCGGGGGAGGGTATCTCTACTCGGGGAATGTGGGACTTCGGCTGCGGAATGTGTCTCGTCATATTTCACTGTATCCCATCGATGACGTCTACACAGGCATGTGTCTGCAGAGACTTGGTCTGGTGCCAGAGAAACACAAGGGTTTCAGGACGTTTGACAttgaggagagacacagagagaatgcCTGTGTCTACCAAAGCTTGATGCTGGTGCATCCCAGGAATCCACAGGATGTGATAAAAATCTGGAGCTGGATCAATGACCCAAAACTGAACTGCTAGTAAGCAGCTGAACCAGATAATGAAGGGGAAAGACAATTAGAATACAGAATTAATATGTGAACTTACTGATGGGTACTTGAGGACCTGCTATTCTAGAGGACCAAAATATTTGTAATAGTTTTCTTCAGCTGAACTTCCAATGAGAAGCAGTTCTGGTTTGGTAATATTTTACCTTGAATCAGAAACGTTGGATTGACATCTTGTGGAAGAGTTCTACATTGCTATGGTCTAATTTTGCAGCAGGGATTGTGAATGAAACGTATGTGATTGTTCTTAATGGCTGGTGGATAATGCACTCGAGTGCATTTCTACATCAACTCTCAGAACAGGACACTCACACTTTCTAATGCAGGATTTTACACTGCAAACATAACATATtgctctttatttattttagttcAGTTTCTCAGGATGTTTACTGGCGTAAGATCACATTAGGTCTACATGAGGTGGGATCAACACTAATGTAAACCATACATTTCAGATGTCTGATTGTCAGAGACCTTAGGAGATTTAGGAGCTTTTTTCCCCAACCCTTTTTGATGTTGTTTGCTTCACAGAAACCCCCgggttcttttctttctttctaattTTCTCATTACCTCATGAGTGTTAAACACAGCTAGGATAGCGTCTGCTTTTCATGTCTGTGGAATGAGGTGATTGGATCTCTTAATAGTGGATGTGTAATATGTAGTCTCATGCCACTAATCAGAGCTTTTGATGGCAAAGGTTGTGGCAGcaggcatgtgtttgtgtgacaaaTCTGGGTTATACTCTGTCAGGTTTACCCAGTTAAGGCCTTGGGATATTCAGGATTCCATTCTAGATGGTAATGAATGCTAATGATGGTACTAATTAAATGTGCAATGTTTAAGACCCTAAATGAAAGGGCACTCATCCAACAACAATTATCATAATCATTTGGCATTCCTGTGCATCTTGCAGTGCTGGTATGATAAGACACACATTAAACCTTGAAAATGAAATGGTTGAAATGATGTGTATTTCAAAGGACACAAAAACCACAAAAGTTACTCAATGCACTAAAAATGATGAAACGTGTTCCCTATTCAGAGGCATGTGTAGCCTACAGCACCAGGCACCATCTGCTTACATGTTAGGTGGAGCAATGTTAGGTGGAGCAAGTGATGATGTAACATGAGCTCATGAAGCTTAAGCCTCAGTTTTTAAAATCATATTTTATATGAATAATTGGGGACTGAATAAAATACTTATTCAGGATATGTGCGAGCACATCAAATGCATCCATTTCTTGCAGTAAATTGTCCGCAACAGCACTTTTGCAAACCTGTGGCAAAGCCCCTTTGCTAACCTGCTCCCTTTTGCTAAACAACAGGCATTTTTACTGAGG
This window harbors:
- the b3gnt2a gene encoding N-acetyllactosaminide beta-1,3-N-acetylglucosaminyltransferase 2a isoform X1; translation: MQSVTPSRFWRGPNRRYRPSGPERRPSASVMELTIDAPFSCPSCGECILRMQSSRRKMKVLGLMMMVNFFIYFLVEISRSYGQGRSDSTHSNLPGKHFWRKSKLSEAFWNRKQQHLDQIENPLTLLSSDSGDSTNMSHLDLPQTSHGQNYNSTGTVGLCKPDLEMTTQIKDYNSLPQRFKDFLLYMRCRSYPMLTDAPGTCSDPPFLLFAVKSLAHHFDRRQAIRQSWGRSGILDNHRVATVFLLGNTSPADHFPNVSAMVRHEAMLHGDLLQWDYRDTFFNLTLKEVLFLEWLGDRCHSARYVFKGDDDVFVNTHHILRYLDSLSGTKARDLFVGDVITNAGPHRDKRVKYYIPESVFVGQYPPYAGGGGYLYSGNVGLRLRNVSRHISLYPIDDVYTGMCLQRLGLVPEKHKGFRTFDIEERHRENACVYQSLMLVHPRNPQDVIKIWSWINDPKLNC
- the b3gnt2a gene encoding N-acetyllactosaminide beta-1,3-N-acetylglucosaminyltransferase 2a isoform X3 → MQSSRRKMKVLGLMMMVNFFIYFLVEISRSYGQGRSDSTHSNLPGKHFWRKSKLSEAFWNRKQQHLDQIENPLTLLSSDSGDSTNMSHLDLPQTSHGQNYNSTGTVGLCKPDLEMTTQIKDYNSLPQRFKDFLLYMRCRSYPMLTDAPGTCSDPPFLLFAVKSLAHHFDRRQAIRQSWGRSGILDNHRVATVFLLGNTSPADHFPNVSAMVRHEAMLHGDLLQWDYRDTFFNLTLKEVLFLEWLGDRCHSARYVFKGDDDVFVNTHHILRYLDSLSGTKARDLFVGDVITNAGPHRDKRVKYYIPESVFVGQYPPYAGGGGYLYSGNVGLRLRNVSRHISLYPIDDVYTGMCLQRLGLVPEKHKGFRTFDIEERHRENACVYQSLMLVHPRNPQDVIKIWSWINDPKLNC
- the b3gnt2a gene encoding N-acetyllactosaminide beta-1,3-N-acetylglucosaminyltransferase 2a isoform X2 gives rise to the protein MELTIDAPFSCPSCGECILRMQSSRRKMKVLGLMMMVNFFIYFLVEISRSYGQGRSDSTHSNLPGKHFWRKSKLSEAFWNRKQQHLDQIENPLTLLSSDSGDSTNMSHLDLPQTSHGQNYNSTGTVGLCKPDLEMTTQIKDYNSLPQRFKDFLLYMRCRSYPMLTDAPGTCSDPPFLLFAVKSLAHHFDRRQAIRQSWGRSGILDNHRVATVFLLGNTSPADHFPNVSAMVRHEAMLHGDLLQWDYRDTFFNLTLKEVLFLEWLGDRCHSARYVFKGDDDVFVNTHHILRYLDSLSGTKARDLFVGDVITNAGPHRDKRVKYYIPESVFVGQYPPYAGGGGYLYSGNVGLRLRNVSRHISLYPIDDVYTGMCLQRLGLVPEKHKGFRTFDIEERHRENACVYQSLMLVHPRNPQDVIKIWSWINDPKLNC